DNA sequence from the Methanoculleus horonobensis genome:
GGTTTGCGACGACGATATCGAACGGCGGGATATCCACCTTCTTCGCGTCGCCCAGGATGATCTCGAGACGCCCCTCCTCGATCTCGCCGGCGAACGTGATCTCGAGCTCCTCCACGAGAGCCGGATCGATCTCTACGGCGATGACGGTTGCGCCCCGGTCGAGGAGAGCGCGAGTGAGGATCCCTTCACCGGGCCCGATCTCAAGCACCCTCCTCCCGGAGACGTCGACAAAACCGGCAATCTTCTCGACGGCCCTTTTGTCGACGAGAAAATGCTGGTCTCTCGGAGCGCTCATCTCGAGGTAAAGACGTGGTATTTCTCGTCCGGATCCTCGATCTCGCGCAGGATCCTGCTGACGATCATCCTGTCCGGATGCGGGAGCGACTTGATCCGCCCGGAGATCTCGGCGAAACTCTCGAACGGCTTCTTTCCGCGCTGTTCGAGGATCTCCCACATCAACTTCTTCCCGATACCGGGGAGCAGGTGCAGCATGTGGAACTTCGGCGTGATAGGCACGGACTTGTTGAAGAAGTCGACGAACCGCGATTCGTTCTCGCGGACGATCTGCTCGACCACGAACGGTAACTCGAGTTTCGCCGTCGCCGTCAGGTCGTCGAAGCTGATCCGCCGCTTGACGCGCTCGATCTTCTCCCGTTCCGCATCGCCGATATAGACGCGATCGTAGAGCTGGATATCCGCACCCTGCTTCGGGATGAGTTCGAGCAGTTTGAATTGATCCACGCCGACCGCCTGAACAACCGGCTCGCGCTTGTAGACCGGGCGCTGCTCGCTCACGTACCCCATGGGGAGGACATCGATAACTACCGCGTTCTCCTCTTTCCTTTCGGTCTTCATCGGCACCACCCCTTCAATCAGAAGTGGGTCATTACCAGGTCGAGGATCTCGTCCAGCTCTTCCGTTGTAAGGTTGAACCGTTCTTTGGCGTAGATTGCCCGCAGTTCGTCACGGGTTCGCGGCATCAGGTTCGCGATGCGGTAGGCGATATCCTCCTTCATCTTCTCGAGTTTCACGAGCTCCTCGACAAGGGCGTGAGCCTTCTCGGAAGATGTTTTTGAAAGCTGGTTGGCATGCTCGATGCTCTTACGAAGTTCGTAGGACATCTCCTCTCCGGACTCGAGCCGGACTGCCTCCACCGTAAGAAGAGTGTCCCGCAACTCGGGAAGCAGCATCCGCTCTTCGCTTACAATTCGTTTTACCTTCATGCCAACCACTACTGTTGAGGATTATACTTTCTGCGCTTTTAGATGTTGCGGTCTCGCAATCACCTGTTTTACCGAATCTCCATCCCTGACTTCGAGCACCCATGCGCGTCCGCGCTGTCCGATGACCGTTCCGGTCTTCCCGTGGAATCTCCGGTGGGGCATGCCCTTCTGGACACTCGGCTCGACCACGACGTGCACTCTCTGCCCGATCTCGAAGTTCTGGATCACCGAGGTGACCGGCGGAATACCGCGCTTTCTGAGGTCCTTCTTGAACTTATACCGCGTCTTCTTGCGTGGTCCATTGTGATGTGCCATGATTACTCACCATACTCGTTTGCTGTTTTGACCAGCACCACATCGAGGCTGACAACACTTGCGGTGCGCCCCAGGATCTGGGCAAGGCCGGGCTGGGTTCTGCCGCTGTCACCCGATATCAGTTCTTTGATGTAGAGGCCCGCTTCGCCGACGACTTCAACCCAGTATCTGCCGTCGACGCTACCCGTACATTCGATATCGAGGACACGCCGTTCCCGAACTTTATCTGCCCGTCGGTGTGACACCCGTAAAGGGGTGCGCTGTCGTATCGTTACACCTTTTAACTGATCGAGGGCCGCTCTGAACTCATCTGGGGTTACAGAACCGTCGATCTCGACCAGGATCCTGTATTTTTTATGCGCTTTGTCGGATTTAAGGCTTTGCACCTTCTTCCGGTCCGCCCATCCGTCAAGGTGAACCGCCACCCGGCCTTCGGCCGTACGGTTGATCTCCACTTCAAGTGCCGCAAGATCCACCGAACGCTTCCGCGGCGCCTCAATCTCCATCACGAAGGGGCGGCCCGACCCGAGCATCCGGGCGTCGATATCCTCTCTTCCGGCACCGTGCAGGACGGCGTTCTCGCCGTCGAATGCCTCAATCGCCGGCCGGCCGATCAGTTCCTCGACGGAGTCGGCATACTGCTTGCCGGTGAAGTTGCACTTCTCGCACCCCGCACCCCGGCACGCACGGCAGTCCCAGTGGGTCTGGGGGATCCCGCGCTCGTACTTCAGGTAGCGGCCGACGAAGAAGACGGGGTTCACCTGCACCTCGACAGTGCCGTCCGCAAGGTCGAGGAGCGCGACGATGTCGGGCTTCTTCAAGTCGGCCGTCTTTCCCGAGAGAGCCGAGACGGCTTTCCCGACCTCCCGGTTCATCTCGGCCTTCAGCGGTTCGGGGTCGCGGAGCGAGAGATCGCTCCAGACCATCTCCTCGCTCTCCGCGACGAGCGGCGGCACCTTCGTCCCGATAAGGAAGGTCTCGAACTCGATGCCGTCCACTGCCTCGACGACTCTCTTTGCCCAGTCTTCGGCGCGGGAGAGCTCGCCGGCGCATATCCAGCAAGAATCCGGGTCCGGTTCGCGGTGCGGCTCGTTCGCCGCAAGCTCGTGGGTGACTCTGAGAGCCCTGCCCCGCTCCTCGTTCGTAAGTCCGAACGACCGCTTGCCGAAGAAACGCCCGAGGCAGTGGTTGCAGGTATCGCCGTATCCAAGAATTGCTTCTACCTCTTGTATGATATCCATCAGGATTCCCTCCGGTCCATCTCGTTTAAGAGGACGGTGATCGTGTGATCGGCGTGCAGCGACCGCGGGCCGACCGAGTAGCGGGGGTAGCCCGCGATCGAAGCCTCCTCCTCCCCGGTGAAGTTGTGGTGATCCGAGAGGAGATAGTTCTCCGGGAGGTCCGGAACCTCCCTGACGTCCTCGCCCGCCTCGTCGAGCACCGCGAACGGGATCTCGGCAAGCAGCCGGGAGAGCCCGCCGCGGCGGACGTAGACGCCCGGAGTCGACTCCCGGAACTCGTCTCCGCAGGGGATCGAGAGCGCCTTCTTGATCAGGGCGGCGCTGCTCCGCTCGTCGGGCGAGAGGTGCCGGACTTCGTTCCCCCGGAAGAGGACGGTCTTCTCGGGGCCGGGCTCCCCGCAGAGAACGAGGTAGCACTCGACGTCGCGGCGCAGATCGTGAGAAAGGAAGAACGCGGAGTTGACGGAGCGGCAGAGGACGTCCATCCTCCCGCCGCTCCCGGGGAGATCGTTGAGGCTGAAGGTGCCGCTCGTCACGGCAAGGTGCCCCACGACGGCAAACCGCTTCATCTACTGGGTCCGCCGAACTTCTTCATCATGCGCTGCATGTTGAACTTGCCGCCGCCCATGCCCCGCATGCCCTTTAAGGCACGCTGCATGATCTTGTAGTACTTGATGAGGTCGCGGACGTCGTCGGGCGTCACGCCGGCGCCCCGGGCGATGCGCTGGATCCGGGAACTCCCGATCATCGACGGGTCGTCGAGTTCCGGGGGCGTCATCGAGTCCATGATCACCTTGTAGCGCTGCATCTTCGTGCTGGTGATGTCGTAGGCGTCGTCCGGGATCTGCATGCCGCCGAGGGGGAGCATGCTCATGATCTGCCGTAACGGCCCCATCTTGTTCAGGGCCTCGAGCTGCTTGTACATGTCCCGGAGCGTGAACTTGCCCTTGAGCATCGCGTTGACGTCGAGATCCTCGCCCGAGACGGCTTCCTCCGCCCGCTCGACGAGCGCTTTCAAGTCGCCCATCCCGAGCAGCCGGGAGATGAACCCGTCCGGGTCGAACCGCTCGAGGTCGTCGATCGTCTCGCCGCTCCCGATGAAGACGATGCCGCTCTGCGTCTCGGCAACCGCCGAGAGCGCACCGCCGCCTTTCGCCGTGCCGTCCATCTTCGTGACGAGGACGCCGTCGATCCCGATCGCCTCGTGGAACCGGCGGGCCTGCTCGCTCGCCTGCTGGCCGAGCGCCGCATCGATCACGAGCCACCGGTGCTCGGCGTGTGAGATCTCGTTGATGTTGACGATCTCCTCGATCAGGTTCTCCTCAAGGGCGTGCCGCCCCTGGGTATCGATGATGATGACCTCGTAGAGCTTGCGGTACTTCGGGAGGCCTTCGCGGACGATCTTGAGTGCATCGGCCTCCTTCGGGTCCCCGAAGCACGGGACGCTGATCCGGTCGCAGAGCGTCTTCAACTGCTCGTAGGCACCCGGCCGGAATGTGTCGGCGCAGATCACCCCGACCCGCAGCCCTTTGCGCTGGAAGTAGCGGGCGAGTTTCGCCGTCGTCGTGGTCTTCCCGCTCCCCTGCAGTCCCGCCATCAGGATCGT
Encoded proteins:
- a CDS encoding DUF655 domain-containing protein, translated to MKTERKEENAVVIDVLPMGYVSEQRPVYKREPVVQAVGVDQFKLLELIPKQGADIQLYDRVYIGDAEREKIERVKRRISFDDLTATAKLELPFVVEQIVRENESRFVDFFNKSVPITPKFHMLHLLPGIGKKLMWEILEQRGKKPFESFAEISGRIKSLPHPDRMIVSRILREIEDPDEKYHVFTSR
- a CDS encoding RNA polymerase Rpb4 family protein yields the protein MKVKRIVSEERMLLPELRDTLLTVEAVRLESGEEMSYELRKSIEHANQLSKTSSEKAHALVEELVKLEKMKEDIAYRIANLMPRTRDELRAIYAKERFNLTTEELDEILDLVMTHF
- a CDS encoding 50S ribosomal protein L21e yields the protein MAHHNGPRKKTRYKFKKDLRKRGIPPVTSVIQNFEIGQRVHVVVEPSVQKGMPHRRFHGKTGTVIGQRGRAWVLEVRDGDSVKQVIARPQHLKAQKV
- a CDS encoding tRNA pseudouridine(54/55) synthase Pus10 encodes the protein MDIIQEVEAILGYGDTCNHCLGRFFGKRSFGLTNEERGRALRVTHELAANEPHREPDPDSCWICAGELSRAEDWAKRVVEAVDGIEFETFLIGTKVPPLVAESEEMVWSDLSLRDPEPLKAEMNREVGKAVSALSGKTADLKKPDIVALLDLADGTVEVQVNPVFFVGRYLKYERGIPQTHWDCRACRGAGCEKCNFTGKQYADSVEELIGRPAIEAFDGENAVLHGAGREDIDARMLGSGRPFVMEIEAPRKRSVDLAALEVEINRTAEGRVAVHLDGWADRKKVQSLKSDKAHKKYRILVEIDGSVTPDEFRAALDQLKGVTIRQRTPLRVSHRRADKVRERRVLDIECTGSVDGRYWVEVVGEAGLYIKELISGDSGRTQPGLAQILGRTASVVSLDVVLVKTANEYGE
- the trmY gene encoding tRNA (pseudouridine(54)-N(1))-methyltransferase TrmY, translated to MKRFAVVGHLAVTSGTFSLNDLPGSGGRMDVLCRSVNSAFFLSHDLRRDVECYLVLCGEPGPEKTVLFRGNEVRHLSPDERSSAALIKKALSIPCGDEFRESTPGVYVRRGGLSRLLAEIPFAVLDEAGEDVREVPDLPENYLLSDHHNFTGEEEASIAGYPRYSVGPRSLHADHTITVLLNEMDRRES
- a CDS encoding signal recognition particle protein Srp54, whose translation is MLDNLGTSLKDAVKKLAGKTVIDRAAVDELVRDLQRALLSADVNVKLVMHLSQAIKQRALEEEPPKGMGVREHVLRIVYQELVRMMGSPGEVALEPQTILMAGLQGSGKTTTTAKLARYFQRKGLRVGVICADTFRPGAYEQLKTLCDRISVPCFGDPKEADALKIVREGLPKYRKLYEVIIIDTQGRHALEENLIEEIVNINEISHAEHRWLVIDAALGQQASEQARRFHEAIGIDGVLVTKMDGTAKGGGALSAVAETQSGIVFIGSGETIDDLERFDPDGFISRLLGMGDLKALVERAEEAVSGEDLDVNAMLKGKFTLRDMYKQLEALNKMGPLRQIMSMLPLGGMQIPDDAYDITSTKMQRYKVIMDSMTPPELDDPSMIGSSRIQRIARGAGVTPDDVRDLIKYYKIMQRALKGMRGMGGGKFNMQRMMKKFGGPSR